The following proteins are co-located in the Paenibacillus sp. JNUCC32 genome:
- a CDS encoding CehA/McbA family metallohydrolase, protein MTQQIERRTTSVYKRYIEHSEQSSYIEIPFQMPPDVEEIHVSYLVDSRGGDPAEAVIDLGIRDAEKVRGWSGGARQEFNIGPNTATPGYLPGLLATGEWAILHNAYKVPAEGCLVTIEIEFTYKTWRWLKGDLHTHSVHSDGSYTLEENAAILESLGCDFMAMTDHNTSSQNLAYPRGTSVLMIPGTEFTTNYGHSNFLGVSSPMDDFRVSGISDVHEKFRIARERGAKIVLNHTHCDHCPWEWDFDVDYDGVEIWNGPWREHNRRALSWWQEQLVAGRRLVAVGGSDVHRPDSYVKHAMPCVWVWTHEKTVEGVLNGIKDGRVVITNSPDGPFANLQCGDYGIGDEVPYEQASHEVVVQLDDLMAGDLIRLYSERGLEAETAVDSEGGVILTFDAKHRCFLRAEVWRQFGQADGMSMAVVTNPIYFASNGGTAKISD, encoded by the coding sequence ATGACACAACAAATCGAGCGGAGGACCACATCGGTTTACAAACGATACATTGAACATTCGGAACAAAGTTCGTACATTGAAATTCCGTTCCAAATGCCACCGGATGTCGAAGAAATTCACGTAAGCTATCTGGTGGATTCCCGTGGCGGCGACCCTGCCGAAGCGGTCATTGATCTAGGGATACGGGACGCCGAGAAAGTAAGAGGCTGGAGCGGAGGGGCTCGTCAGGAATTCAATATCGGTCCGAATACAGCCACCCCGGGTTATCTGCCCGGACTATTGGCCACAGGAGAATGGGCTATTCTCCATAATGCCTACAAGGTGCCCGCTGAGGGTTGCTTGGTCACGATCGAAATCGAGTTTACCTACAAAACATGGCGCTGGCTGAAGGGAGATCTTCACACGCACAGCGTTCATAGCGACGGGTCTTATACGCTGGAAGAAAATGCGGCCATCTTGGAAAGCCTAGGCTGCGATTTTATGGCCATGACCGATCATAATACGAGCAGCCAGAACCTTGCCTATCCGCGCGGGACCTCGGTGCTTATGATACCGGGTACGGAGTTTACGACGAATTATGGTCATAGTAATTTCCTTGGCGTGTCGAGCCCCATGGATGATTTTCGCGTATCGGGCATATCCGATGTTCACGAGAAGTTTCGAATCGCCCGCGAGCGGGGGGCCAAGATTGTGCTGAACCATACGCACTGTGATCACTGCCCGTGGGAGTGGGATTTCGATGTGGATTACGACGGGGTAGAAATTTGGAACGGGCCATGGAGAGAGCACAACAGACGCGCGCTTTCTTGGTGGCAGGAGCAGCTTGTCGCAGGGAGACGCCTGGTAGCCGTAGGCGGAAGCGATGTGCATCGACCGGATTCCTATGTGAAGCATGCGATGCCATGCGTATGGGTCTGGACCCATGAAAAAACGGTGGAGGGTGTTCTAAACGGTATTAAGGATGGCCGCGTCGTGATTACCAATTCGCCAGACGGCCCTTTTGCCAACCTTCAGTGCGGTGATTACGGGATTGGAGATGAAGTGCCATATGAGCAAGCCAGTCACGAGGTGGTCGTTCAACTGGATGATTTAATGGCGGGCGATCTGATTCGCCTGTACAGCGAGCGCGGTCTTGAGGCAGAAACTGCTGTCGACTCGGAAGGTGGCGTTATACTGACGTTTGACGCAAAGCATAGATGCTTCTTACGGGCAGAGGTTTGGCGGCAGTTCGGACAGGCGGATGGCATGTCGATGGCTGTAGTGACAAACCCCATCTATTTTGCTTCGAATGGAGGTACGGCGAAAATAAGTGATTGA
- a CDS encoding TetR/AcrR family transcriptional regulator: MGRTKEFDREQVLRKAMIVFWEKGYEGASIPDLLQAMELSRSSMYETFQDKQTLYYEAIQQYKKMSQKKRDLMNHAPSAIAGIRQYFELHITNAFATHGEAYPNGCLITNASVGLDAMDEPLQNTIRQSFTELEQLFYEKLKKGQETGEISPEKDIKMLSFLLLNLNHGINVMARIQSDSDKVRGMMNAVIESL, from the coding sequence ATGGGACGGACCAAAGAATTTGACCGTGAGCAGGTGCTTCGCAAAGCGATGATCGTTTTTTGGGAGAAAGGGTACGAGGGGGCAAGCATACCGGATTTATTGCAAGCGATGGAATTAAGCAGGTCCAGCATGTACGAAACATTTCAGGATAAACAAACGCTTTATTATGAGGCCATCCAGCAATACAAAAAAATGTCGCAAAAAAAACGCGATCTGATGAACCATGCCCCTTCTGCGATCGCCGGGATCCGCCAATATTTTGAACTGCATATCACGAACGCGTTTGCGACGCACGGTGAAGCTTACCCGAACGGATGTCTGATTACGAACGCTTCCGTGGGTCTGGATGCCATGGATGAGCCCTTGCAGAATACGATTCGCCAAAGCTTTACGGAGCTGGAGCAGCTGTTCTACGAGAAATTAAAAAAGGGCCAGGAAACGGGCGAAATTTCCCCCGAGAAAGACATAAAGATGCTGTCGTTCCTGCTGCTTAATCTCAACCACGGCATCAACGTGATGGCCAGGATCCAAAGCGACAGCGATAAAGTCCGCGGCATGATGAACGCCGTTATCGAGTCGCTGTAG
- a CDS encoding MFS transporter, whose protein sequence is MNVNGNAKGKLEISASPWIMLILAVACGLIVANLYYTQPLVESISSSIGLSSGAAGVIVTLTQIGYGIGLLFIVPLGDLLENRKLVVTLLMLTAIVLIFAAAARNAALFLAASLFIGVGSVAAQILVPYAAHLSPEETRGRNVGNVMSGLLLGIMLARPVSSLVENYFGWHAIFMMSSAILFVLALVLIKVLPARKPQTTDNYPAIITSMLGLLKTTPILRRRALYHAFLFGMFSLFWTTVPLVLTSPLYHFSSAGVALFALAGVSGAAAAPLAGRFADKGLIRPATGIAIVLVILSGLLPIVFAGGSLLSIVILVLAAILLDMGVSANLVLGQRAIFTLGAEVRSRLNGLYMAIFFAGGAIGSAAGGWAYAMGGWKAAMWLGVLFPALALLYFLTERRVERGSK, encoded by the coding sequence ATGAATGTTAATGGAAATGCAAAGGGCAAGTTGGAGATTTCCGCGTCCCCCTGGATTATGCTGATTCTTGCTGTTGCGTGCGGCTTGATCGTTGCCAATCTTTACTATACGCAGCCTTTAGTTGAGTCGATCAGTTCATCTATAGGATTATCTTCAGGAGCCGCAGGGGTTATCGTCACGCTGACCCAAATCGGTTACGGGATCGGCTTGCTGTTCATCGTTCCTTTGGGAGATTTGCTTGAAAATCGCAAACTGGTGGTTACGCTGCTGATGCTGACGGCCATCGTCTTAATCTTTGCCGCCGCAGCCCGAAACGCCGCTCTGTTTCTTGCCGCCTCCTTGTTTATCGGCGTGGGGTCCGTTGCGGCCCAGATCCTGGTCCCTTATGCAGCGCATCTCTCCCCGGAGGAGACGAGAGGACGCAATGTCGGTAATGTCATGAGCGGACTGTTGTTAGGAATCATGCTGGCCCGTCCGGTTTCGAGTTTGGTGGAAAATTACTTCGGCTGGCATGCTATCTTTATGATGTCATCCGCCATTCTCTTCGTGCTGGCTCTGGTTTTGATCAAAGTACTGCCGGCAAGGAAGCCGCAAACAACCGATAATTATCCTGCAATCATCACATCCATGCTGGGGCTGCTGAAAACGACGCCGATACTACGTCGCAGGGCGCTGTATCACGCTTTTCTGTTCGGGATGTTCAGCCTGTTCTGGACAACGGTTCCGCTTGTATTAACAAGTCCGCTGTATCACTTTTCCTCTGCAGGCGTTGCGTTGTTTGCTTTGGCTGGAGTATCAGGCGCTGCCGCCGCACCGCTTGCCGGCCGCTTTGCGGATAAGGGTCTGATCCGGCCCGCAACCGGAATTGCCATCGTGCTGGTGATACTATCCGGACTTTTGCCGATCGTGTTTGCCGGCGGTTCTCTGCTTTCTATCGTGATCCTGGTACTTGCCGCCATCCTGCTGGATATGGGCGTGTCCGCCAATTTGGTGTTGGGACAACGCGCGATTTTCACGTTGGGAGCCGAGGTGCGGAGCCGGCTGAACGGCTTGTATATGGCGATCTTTTTTGCCGGCGGGGCCATAGGCTCCGCAGCCGGGGGATGGGCCTACGCTATGGGCGGCTGGAAAGCGGCGATGTGGCTGGGCGTTCTTTTTCCGGCCTTGGCATTGCTCTACTTTTTGACGGAACGCAGGGTGGAGCGCGGCAGCAAATAA
- a CDS encoding MFS transporter, with protein MSETEDAQKIHWKRNIILFLSSQTLSLFGSALVQYAIMWHITLTTQSGIMMTLYIICGFIPTFLLSPFAGVWADRFNRKTLIMIADSMIAVVTLMLAITFMLGYQAVWLLFIISAVRALGAGIQTPAVGAILPQIVPQDKLTKVNGINGSLQALIMFVAPIVSAGLLTVATIEAIFFIDVVTAAIAIFTLFAFLKIPLHKKASDTQSTGYLDDFKEGLAYIKQHAFLKSFFIFFAFFFVLMAPAAFLTPLQVTRSFGDDVWRLTAIEIAFSVGMMAGGGIIASWGGFNNKVYTMAIASFVMAVSTFALGIVPVFWIYLAIMAVFGVAMPIFNTPTTVMLQEKVDENYLGRIFGVFGMISTSMMPIGMLIFGPLADVVKIEWLLVGTGLFMLVLTVFFMRNKRLVEAGMPLPQEEASPN; from the coding sequence ATGTCAGAAACCGAAGATGCCCAGAAAATCCATTGGAAAAGGAACATCATTCTCTTTTTAAGCAGCCAAACACTCTCGCTGTTCGGGTCTGCCTTGGTTCAATATGCCATTATGTGGCACATTACGCTGACGACGCAGTCGGGCATCATGATGACGCTGTATATTATTTGCGGATTCATTCCGACGTTCCTGCTGTCGCCTTTTGCCGGGGTATGGGCGGACCGCTTCAACCGTAAAACGCTCATTATGATCGCGGATTCCATGATCGCGGTGGTTACGCTGATGTTGGCCATTACGTTTATGCTTGGCTATCAGGCGGTTTGGCTGCTGTTTATCATTTCCGCCGTACGCGCGCTCGGGGCCGGCATTCAGACTCCAGCGGTCGGAGCCATATTGCCTCAAATCGTGCCGCAAGATAAGCTGACGAAAGTAAACGGTATTAACGGCAGCCTACAAGCGCTGATCATGTTCGTAGCGCCCATCGTCAGCGCGGGATTGCTCACCGTAGCAACGATCGAAGCGATTTTTTTTATCGACGTCGTTACGGCTGCGATCGCGATCTTCACATTGTTTGCCTTTCTCAAAATTCCGCTGCACAAAAAGGCGTCGGACACGCAAAGCACGGGCTATCTGGACGATTTCAAAGAGGGCTTGGCCTACATTAAACAGCATGCTTTTCTCAAGTCGTTTTTTATCTTCTTCGCCTTTTTCTTCGTGCTTATGGCGCCTGCAGCCTTTCTGACCCCGCTGCAGGTTACCCGCAGCTTCGGGGACGATGTATGGCGCTTGACGGCAATCGAAATCGCGTTTTCCGTCGGCATGATGGCTGGAGGGGGGATCATTGCTTCCTGGGGCGGCTTTAATAATAAAGTGTACACGATGGCTATAGCCAGCTTCGTCATGGCCGTGTCCACGTTTGCGCTCGGCATTGTGCCTGTTTTCTGGATTTATTTGGCCATCATGGCTGTATTCGGAGTAGCGATGCCCATATTTAATACGCCAACAACCGTCATGCTGCAGGAGAAGGTGGATGAAAATTATCTGGGGCGTATATTCGGTGTCTTCGGGATGATTTCGACTTCCATGATGCCTATCGGGATGCTGATATTCGGTCCGCTTGCCGACGTGGTCAAAATCGAATGGCTGCTGGTCGGTACCGGATTGTTTATGCTCGTGCTTACCGTTTTCTTCATGCGCAATAAGCGATTGGTTGAAGCGGGCATGCCGCTGCCGCAGGAAGAAGCCTCACCGAATTAA
- a CDS encoding ROK family protein, which translates to MKKANANLMKEINLNNVRKTMKRVETATKPQLASLTKLSVVTVNSLVKELYELGELFEDDIVPSNGGRPALTYRYNYNFSLALVVYLKEKQGEELISATVVNLENDLLAKEEYTMPVFDRQRFYEIIEHYIGLYPSIKVIGIGIPGQAVNGEITVSSHRELTGFRMIEEIESQFGLPVMVENDVNAAISGYSMKEDLEGDQCVLGMYFPMKYPPGLAIYLDGRIVKGKNGMSGEIKFLPIGLDWNQEMTTEKFVQAVCKIIHTVNAVLAPDKIVIYQYRMEADAWSQAWEAYRLQHPMPSYPEVVLKQTFQEDFEAGMRWLTLQELEPTLDLTVDRNPRN; encoded by the coding sequence ATGAAAAAAGCAAACGCTAACTTAATGAAAGAAATCAATTTAAATAATGTTCGCAAAACCATGAAGCGAGTAGAAACGGCGACGAAGCCCCAATTGGCGTCATTGACCAAGCTGAGTGTGGTTACGGTGAATTCGTTGGTCAAGGAGCTGTACGAGCTTGGGGAATTGTTTGAAGACGATATCGTTCCGTCCAACGGCGGGAGGCCCGCGCTTACCTATAGATATAATTATAATTTCAGCCTGGCTCTTGTCGTTTATTTGAAGGAGAAACAGGGAGAAGAGCTGATCTCGGCAACCGTCGTGAATTTGGAAAATGATCTGTTGGCCAAAGAAGAATACACCATGCCTGTATTCGATCGACAGCGCTTCTATGAAATCATTGAGCATTACATTGGGCTTTATCCCTCCATCAAGGTGATTGGCATCGGCATACCGGGACAGGCCGTCAATGGAGAAATTACGGTAAGCAGTCATCGAGAATTAACCGGGTTTCGCATGATTGAAGAGATCGAATCTCAATTCGGGCTGCCCGTAATGGTCGAGAATGATGTGAATGCAGCCATTAGCGGTTATTCGATGAAGGAAGATTTGGAAGGGGACCAATGCGTGCTAGGCATGTACTTTCCTATGAAATATCCACCCGGTCTAGCTATTTATCTCGATGGGAGGATCGTTAAAGGGAAGAACGGCATGTCGGGCGAGATCAAATTTCTGCCCATTGGCCTTGATTGGAATCAAGAGATGACAACGGAGAAGTTTGTGCAAGCTGTGTGTAAAATCATACATACTGTTAATGCCGTCCTGGCACCTGACAAAATCGTGATATATCAATACCGAATGGAGGCAGATGCCTGGTCTCAGGCTTGGGAAGCTTATCGGCTTCAACATCCCATGCCTTCTTACCCCGAAGTGGTGTTGAAGCAGACGTTTCAAGAGGACTTTGAAGCAGGCATGCGCTGGCTAACCCTGCAAGAATTGGAACCGACCCTTGATCTTACAGTTGACCGGAACCCTCGGAATTGA
- a CDS encoding MFS transporter, giving the protein MATWFLIIIYLAFISLGLPDSLLGSAWPVIWPDIGSSVGSAGIVSMVIAGGTIVSSLASGSMIKRLGTGRITLFSCFLTAGALLGFSLAPSMAWLVVLAIPLGLGAGAVDAALNHYVAENYKAHHMNWLHCFWGVGATMGPIIMSSYIADHNSWRSGYTAVSIIQFSLVIILLITLPLWKRVAAMREIDRPQTENVVDNEKRQQEQIVKAGIFRIRGVKPTLTAFLFYCGVETTVGLWGASYLVGAKHISADTAAIWISLYYGGITLGRLITGFITLKVGNRLLIRYGQLITILGGIILVLPLSASFSLTGFMLIGLGLAPIYPGLLHETPSRFGKEHSAKLMGYQMAVAYTGTTLLPPMFGLVASQTSIGLFPSVVLAFLIFMWLSAEKVNRILSKQANQRT; this is encoded by the coding sequence TTGGCAACCTGGTTTTTGATTATCATTTATCTGGCTTTTATTAGTTTGGGACTACCCGATTCTTTACTTGGATCGGCCTGGCCGGTGATATGGCCCGACATCGGGTCTTCCGTCGGCTCTGCAGGAATCGTGTCCATGGTTATTGCAGGAGGAACCATTGTTTCTAGTCTGGCAAGCGGCTCTATGATAAAGCGGTTAGGAACAGGGAGAATCACCCTGTTCAGCTGCTTCCTGACTGCAGGAGCACTGCTTGGTTTCTCCTTGGCTCCCTCTATGGCATGGCTTGTCGTTCTGGCCATTCCACTGGGATTAGGGGCGGGTGCTGTGGATGCCGCTTTGAATCATTATGTTGCTGAAAATTATAAGGCGCATCATATGAACTGGTTACATTGCTTTTGGGGTGTCGGGGCAACAATGGGGCCCATTATTATGTCCTCTTACATTGCAGATCATAATTCTTGGAGAAGCGGATATACAGCTGTATCCATAATCCAGTTCTCGCTCGTAATCATTTTGCTCATTACGCTCCCTTTATGGAAACGCGTCGCAGCTATGCGGGAGATTGACCGGCCGCAAACCGAAAATGTAGTCGATAATGAAAAGCGCCAACAGGAGCAGATCGTAAAAGCAGGCATATTTCGAATCAGAGGCGTTAAACCAACGCTTACGGCATTTTTATTCTATTGTGGAGTCGAAACCACGGTGGGGTTGTGGGGAGCTAGTTACCTTGTCGGTGCTAAACATATTTCAGCCGATACGGCTGCCATATGGATTTCTTTATATTACGGAGGTATTACGCTAGGCAGACTGATTACCGGCTTTATCACGCTGAAGGTTGGCAATCGTCTGTTGATCCGCTATGGACAGCTCATCACCATTCTAGGAGGGATTATCCTTGTGCTACCTCTTAGTGCTTCCTTTTCTCTGACGGGATTCATGCTGATTGGACTTGGCCTTGCGCCCATTTATCCTGGACTTCTTCATGAAACGCCGTCTCGGTTCGGAAAAGAACATTCGGCCAAGCTGATGGGTTATCAAATGGCCGTCGCCTATACGGGGACCACGCTGCTTCCCCCCATGTTTGGATTGGTCGCTTCGCAGACAAGCATCGGATTGTTCCCTTCCGTTGTGCTTGCCTTCCTCATCTTCATGTGGCTAAGCGCCGAGAAAGTGAACCGAATTTTGAGCAAGCAAGCGAACCAAAGGACGTAA
- a CDS encoding family 16 glycosylhydrolase, protein MKRSYAAERRYLQKGLSLFFAVVMLASVGLWPASKVKAADSTVTSMDYFSAADGPVISKSGVGQASYGFVMPIFNGGAATWNDVAQDVGVKVKVGGSWVDIDSVSSFIYNQNWGHWSDGGFTGYWFTLSATTEIQLYSKANGVTLDYRLVFQNINKTTITAMTPTQGPQITASFTGGAGFTYPTFNNDPAVTYAAVADDLKVYVKPVNSSTWIDIDNNAASGWIYDHNFGQFTDGGGGYWFNVTESIHVKLESKASGVNVVYTITFNEAVRNSYVITPYEGTTFTADANGSIGIPLPKIDGGAPIGKELDNFVYQININGQWVELGNSGQSGFTYAANGYNNMSDANQWGYWADYIYGLWFQPIQEDMQIRIGYPLNGQKGGSVGSNYVNYTLIGNPDAPRPDVSDQEDIAIGTPSDPAIQGMNLIWQDEFNGTTLDTSKWNYEQGYYLNDDPNTWGWGNAELQHYTDSAQNVFVQDGKLNIRALNDPKSFPQDPNRYAQYSSGKINTKNHFTLKYGRVDFRAKLPTGNGVWPALWMLPQDSPYGTWAASGEIDVMEARGRLPGSTSGAVHFGGTWPANQHISGEYHFPEGQNINNDYHVYSVVWEEDNIKWYVDGKFFFKVTNEQWYSLAAPNNPNAPFDQPFYLIMNLALGGNFDGGISPNPSDIPATMQVDYVRVYKENGSGNPGNVPVTGVTLNPTSGQVEVGQSLQLNAGIAPSNATNKQVTWSVSGASVASVSQEGVVTGLAPGTATVTATSVDGQKTASSTITVVPAPSSVIVIGDEVRGLKKIGNDLLFYINGATFADLHYKINNGGQLNVAMTPTGNGNYTYPVNNLKQGDTVEYFFTYNPGQGALDTPWLTYIHGVTQGTPE, encoded by the coding sequence ATGAAGAGATCTTACGCGGCGGAAAGGCGGTACTTGCAAAAGGGATTGAGTTTGTTCTTCGCGGTTGTCATGCTGGCAAGTGTCGGATTATGGCCAGCTTCGAAGGTCAAGGCAGCAGATTCCACGGTTACCTCGATGGATTACTTTTCGGCGGCTGACGGACCGGTCATCTCCAAATCAGGAGTCGGACAGGCCAGCTATGGCTTTGTCATGCCCATATTCAACGGAGGCGCAGCTACTTGGAATGATGTAGCCCAAGACGTGGGCGTTAAAGTGAAAGTGGGCGGCAGCTGGGTCGATATCGATAGTGTGAGCAGCTTTATTTACAATCAGAATTGGGGACATTGGAGCGACGGAGGATTTACAGGTTATTGGTTCACGCTTTCTGCAACGACAGAGATTCAGCTGTACTCGAAAGCGAATGGGGTTACCCTGGATTACAGGCTGGTGTTTCAGAACATTAACAAAACCACGATCACAGCCATGACGCCGACCCAGGGGCCGCAGATTACTGCAAGTTTTACGGGTGGCGCCGGTTTTACCTACCCTACGTTCAATAACGATCCTGCCGTGACCTATGCAGCCGTCGCTGATGATTTGAAGGTGTATGTGAAACCGGTTAACAGCAGCACCTGGATCGACATCGACAACAACGCTGCAAGCGGCTGGATCTATGATCATAATTTCGGACAATTCACCGATGGAGGCGGCGGGTACTGGTTTAACGTTACGGAGTCGATCCACGTCAAATTGGAATCGAAAGCCTCCGGGGTTAACGTTGTGTATACCATCACTTTTAATGAAGCCGTACGAAACTCATATGTCATTACGCCTTATGAGGGTACGACCTTTACGGCAGATGCAAACGGTTCGATCGGCATTCCGCTGCCTAAGATTGACGGGGGAGCGCCGATAGGCAAGGAGCTTGATAATTTCGTATACCAGATTAACATCAACGGGCAGTGGGTTGAGCTGGGGAATTCCGGCCAGAGCGGATTTACATACGCTGCCAATGGCTACAACAACATGTCCGATGCGAATCAGTGGGGATATTGGGCCGATTATATTTACGGCCTGTGGTTTCAGCCCATCCAGGAAGATATGCAGATCCGGATCGGCTATCCACTGAACGGGCAAAAAGGCGGCAGCGTGGGCAGCAATTACGTCAACTACACGTTGATCGGCAATCCCGATGCTCCTCGTCCGGATGTAAGCGACCAAGAGGATATTGCGATCGGGACACCAAGCGACCCGGCCATTCAAGGCATGAACCTCATTTGGCAGGATGAATTTAATGGCACGACATTGGATACAAGCAAATGGAACTATGAACAAGGTTATTATCTCAATGATGATCCAAACACCTGGGGCTGGGGCAACGCGGAGCTGCAGCATTATACCGATAGTGCGCAAAATGTGTTCGTGCAGGACGGGAAGCTGAACATCCGCGCATTGAACGATCCCAAGTCTTTCCCGCAGGATCCAAACCGGTATGCCCAATACTCCTCCGGTAAGATTAACACGAAGAATCATTTTACCCTGAAGTACGGACGAGTCGACTTCCGTGCCAAACTGCCAACAGGAAATGGCGTATGGCCGGCACTATGGATGCTGCCGCAAGACAGCCCTTACGGAACATGGGCAGCATCCGGCGAAATCGACGTGATGGAAGCGAGAGGGAGATTGCCAGGCTCGACGAGCGGTGCCGTGCACTTCGGTGGAACATGGCCGGCGAACCAACATATTTCTGGCGAATATCATTTCCCGGAAGGGCAGAACATCAACAATGACTATCATGTCTATTCCGTCGTATGGGAAGAGGACAACATCAAATGGTATGTGGATGGCAAGTTCTTCTTCAAGGTGACGAATGAACAATGGTATTCCTTGGCGGCACCGAACAATCCGAACGCACCTTTCGATCAGCCTTTCTACCTCATCATGAATCTGGCGCTCGGCGGAAATTTTGACGGCGGCATTTCTCCGAATCCGTCCGATATTCCTGCTACGATGCAGGTCGATTATGTGCGGGTTTATAAAGAAAACGGCAGCGGAAATCCCGGAAATGTGCCGGTTACCGGCGTCACGCTGAATCCAACCTCCGGACAAGTGGAAGTGGGGCAGAGTCTTCAGTTAAACGCCGGCATAGCGCCCTCCAATGCAACGAATAAGCAGGTCACTTGGTCCGTTTCGGGTGCGAGTGTTGCCTCTGTGAGTCAGGAAGGCGTCGTGACGGGGCTCGCTCCGGGTACGGCAACCGTTACGGCTACAAGCGTCGATGGCCAGAAAACCGCTTCTTCCACGATCACGGTGGTACCGGCGCCATCCAGCGTGATTGTCATCGGCGATGAGGTGAGGGGACTGAAAAAAATCGGCAATGACCTGCTGTTCTATATCAACGGCGCAACCTTTGCCGATCTGCATTACAAGATCAATAACGGCGGGCAGCTGAACGTAGCCATGACCCCAACGGGGAACGGCAACTATACTTACCCTGTAAACAATCTCAAGCAAGGGGACACCGTCGAGTACTTTTTCACCTATAACCCGGGACAAGGAGCCTTGGATACCCCTTGGCTCACCTATATCCATGGCGTGACCCAAGGAACGCCGGAGTAA
- a CDS encoding DUF2975 domain-containing protein, whose protein sequence is MKQVSTLFLKVAVILIGIPILALCIFLVPEIANFAAELYPDMSYIKYLVFIDFYAAAIPFYYALYQAFKLLSYIDKNKAFSEWSVRALKRIKYCAITISSLFVVGLPLFYLVAEKDDAPGIILIGLVLIFASMVIAVFAAVLQRLLQEAIDIKSENDLII, encoded by the coding sequence ATGAAACAAGTTTCAACGCTCTTTTTAAAGGTGGCTGTTATTCTTATCGGTATTCCGATTCTTGCTTTGTGCATCTTTTTGGTGCCGGAGATCGCGAATTTTGCTGCCGAGCTGTATCCGGATATGAGTTATATTAAATATCTGGTATTCATCGATTTTTATGCCGCGGCGATCCCGTTTTACTATGCGCTGTATCAAGCCTTTAAGCTTTTAAGTTATATTGATAAGAACAAGGCGTTCTCGGAATGGTCTGTACGAGCTTTAAAGCGTATAAAATACTGTGCAATCACAATCAGCAGCTTGTTCGTGGTTGGCCTGCCGCTGTTCTATCTTGTCGCGGAGAAAGACGATGCCCCGGGCATCATCTTGATCGGATTGGTCTTGATTTTCGCCTCCATGGTGATTGCCGTTTTTGCCGCCGTCCTTCAAAGGCTGTTACAAGAAGCGATTGATATCAAATCGGAAAACGACTTAATAATCTGA
- a CDS encoding helix-turn-helix domain-containing protein, which yields MAIIINIDVMLAKRKMSVTELSEKVGITMANLSILKNGKAKAIRLSTLEAICKALECQPGDILEYRMDEDQLE from the coding sequence ATGGCCATAATAATCAATATCGATGTGATGCTGGCTAAACGAAAAATGAGCGTTACGGAGCTTTCGGAGAAGGTTGGAATAACGATGGCCAATCTCTCCATATTGAAGAACGGAAAGGCGAAAGCGATTCGATTATCGACATTAGAGGCGATTTGTAAGGCTTTGGAATGTCAGCCCGGAGATATTTTAGAATATCGAATGGACGAAGACCAGCTGGAATAA